One window from the genome of Pyrus communis chromosome 16, drPyrComm1.1, whole genome shotgun sequence encodes:
- the LOC137719648 gene encoding ABC transporter B family member 20 isoform X1 encodes MMINRGLFGWSPPHIQPLTPVSEVSEPPESPSPYMEQSIDASAQPMELEEEMEEQEEMEPPPAAVPFSRLFTCADRLDWVLMTVGSLAAAAHGTALVVYLHYFGKIIHVLWVKRDHKGEPPQMNEEQFQKFMDLSLSIVYIAAGVFAAGWIEVSCWILTGERQTAVIRSKYVQVLLNQDMSFFDTYGNNGDIVSQVLSDVLLIQSALSEKVGNYIHNMATFFSGLIIGFINCWQIAAITLATGPFIVAAGGISNIFLHRLAENIQDAYAEAASIAEQAVSHIRTLYAFTNETLAKYSYATSLQATLRYGILISLVQGLGLGFTYGLAICSCALQLWVGRFLVTSREAHGGEIITALFAVILSGLGLNQAATNFYSFDQGRIAAYRLFEMISRSSSTVNHEGSALVTVQGNIEFRNVYFSYLSRPEIPILSGFYLTVPAKKAVALVGRNGSGKSSIIPLMERFYDPTLGEVLLDGENIKNLRLEWLRSQIGLVTQEPALLSLSIRDNIAYGRDATMDQIQEAAKIAHAHTFITSLEGGYDTQVGRAGLALTEEQKIKLSIARAVLLNPSILLLDEVTGGLDFEAEKAVQEALDVLMLGRSTIIIARRLSLIRNADYIAVMEEGQLVEMGTHDELLNLDGLYAELLKNEEAAKLPRRMPVSYKETATFQIEKDSSASNSFQEPSSPKMMKSPSLQRTTGIFRMGDNTFNSQESPKANSPPAEVLENGQALDSEDKEPSIKRQDSFEMRLPELPKIDVQSANHQTSNGSDPESPISPLLTSDPKNERSHSQAFSRPHSHSDDFPLKANQAKCRNYKKAPSFWRLAQLSFAEWLYAVLGSIGAAIFGSFNPLLAYVIALIVTAYYRVDEGRHLRQEVDKWCLIIACMGIVTVVANFLQHFYFGIMGEKMTERVRRMMFSAMLRNEAGWFDEEENSADTLSMRLANDATFVRAAFSNRLSIFIQDSAAVVVALLIGVLLQWRLALVALATLPVLTISATAQKLWLAGFSRGIQEMHRKASLVLEDAVRNIYTVVAFCAGNKVMELYRLQLKKIFKQSFFHGMAIGFAFGFSQFLLFACNALLLWYTARSVKKKHMDLPTALKEYMVFSFATFALVEPFGLAPYILKRRKSLISVFEIIDRVPKIEPDENSAMKPPNVYGSLELKNVDFCYPTRPELLVLSNFSLKVNGGQTVAVVGVSGSGKSTIISLIERFYDPVAGQVLLDSRDLKVYNLRWLRNHLGLVQQEPIIFSTTIRENIIYARHNASEAEMKEAARIANAHHFISSLPHGYDTHVGMRGVDLTPGQKQRIAIARVVLKNAPILLLDEASSSIESESSRVVQEALDTLIMGNKTTILIAHRAAMMRHVDNIVVLNGGRIVEEGSHDNLISKNGLYVRLMQPHFGKSLRQRRLV; translated from the exons ATGATGATAAATCGGGGGCTGTTCGGGTGGTCCCCGCCCCATATACAGCCCTTGACGCCGGTCTCAGAGGTGTCGGAGCCGCCAGAGTCGCCTTCGCCGTATATGGAGCAGAGTATCGACGCGTCGGCTCAGCCGATGGAGCTGGAGGAGGAGATGGAGGAGCAGGAGGAGATGGAGCCGCCGCCAGCTGCCGTGCCCTTCTCGAGGCTGTTCACCTGCGCTGACCGGCTCGATTGGGTTCTGATGACTGTTGGGTCGCTCGCCGCGGCGGCTCACGGGACGGCTCTGGTGGTGTACTTGCACTACTTCGGTAAGATTATTCATGTACTCTGGGTCAAGCGTGACCACAAGGGCGAGCCGCCGCAAATGAACGAGGAGCAGTTCCAGAAGTTTATGGAT CTTTCTTTGTCCATCGTTTATATTGCCGCTGGTGTTTTTGCTGCTGGTTGGATTG AGGTCTCATGCTGGATTCTGACAGGAGAACGCCAGACTGCTGTCATCAGGTCAAAATATGTTCAAGTATTACTTAACCAGGATATGAGTTTTTTTGATACCTATGGGAACAACGGGGACATTGTGAGCCAAGTATTGAGTGATGTGTTGCTCATTCAGTCTGCTCTTAGTGAAAAA GTTGGAAATTATATTCATAACATGGCTACATTTTTCAGTGGTCTCATTATTGGATTCATCAACTGTTGGCAGATTGCGGCTATAACATTAGCCACTGGTCCTTTTATTGTGGCTGCTGGAGGAATATCAAATATATTTCTTCATAGGCTTGCTGAGAATATTCAAGATGCATATGCTGAAGCAGCTAGCATTGCTGAACAG GCAGTATCTCACATTAGGACGTTATATGCATTTACAAATGAAACATTGGCCAAGTATTCGTATGCTACATCACTGCAAGCAACTCTAAGATATGGCATATTGATAAGTCTTGTGCAAGGACTTGGACTTGGATTCACTTATGGCCTTGCCATTTGTTCTTGTGCCCTGCAACTGTGGGTTGGAAGGTTCCTGGTTACTAGTCGTGAAGCTCATGGTGGTGAAATTATAACAGCCCTTTTTGCTGTAATATTAAGTGGCCT TGGGCTGAATCAAGCGGCAACAAACTTCTACTCATTTGACCAAGGTCGAATTGCTGCTTATAGACTTTTTGAGATGATAAGTCGATCATCCTCTACTGTTAATCACGAGGGAAGTGCCCTAGTGACTGTACAAGGAAATATTGAGTTTCGAAATGTATATTTCAGTTATCTATCTCGTCCTGAGATCCCCATATTGAGTGGTTTTTACCTCACTGTACCTGCTAAGAAAGCTGTAGCACTCGTTGGCAGAAATGGTTCAGGAAAGAGCAGTATTATCCCCCTCATGGAGCGGTTTTATGATCCAACTTTAG GAGAAGTTCTTTTGGATGGAGAAAATATCAAAAACCTGAGACTGGAGTGGCTAAGAAGTCAGATAGGGCTAGTCACACAGGAGCCTGCTTTGCTGAGTTTAAGTATAAGAGACAATATTGCTTATGGGCGGGATGCTACAATGGACCAAATTCAAGAAGCTGCTAAAATAGCGCATGCGCATACATTTATTACCTCACTTGAGGGAGGATATGATACACAG GTGGGAAGAGCAGGCTTAGCATTGACGGAAgagcaaaaaataaaactttcaaTTGCCAGAGCAGTACTTCTGAACCCCTCAATTCTTTTGCTTGATGAGGTTACTGGTGGACTTGATTTTGAAGCTGAAAAAGCCGTTCAAGAAGCTCTAGATGTCCTTATGTTGGGGCGTTCAACTATAATTATAGCTCGGCGGCTTAGTCTTATAAGGAATGCTGATTACATAGCTGTGATGGAGGAAGGCCAACTAGTTGAAATGGGTACCCATGATGAGTTATTAAACCTGGATGGCCTCTATGCGGAGCTTCTCAAAAatgaagaagctgcaaaacttcCTAGGAG GATGCCAGTGAGCTACAAGGAAACTGCCACTTTCCAAATTGAAAAGGATTCTTCGGCAAGTAATAGCTTCCAAGAACCATCATCTCCGAAAATGATGAAATCACCCTCCCTTCAGAGAACTACTGGCATCTTCCGGATGGGTGATAACACTTTTAACTCACAGGAGTCACCAAAAGCTAATAGCCCACCAGCAGAAGTGTTGGAAAATGGTCAGGCCTTGGATTCAGAAGATAAGGAACCATCAATAAAAAGGCAGGATAGTTTTGAAATGAGACTACCAGAGTTACCCAAGATTGATGTCCAATCTGCTAATCACCAAACGTCAAATGGTTCGGACCCTGAATCCCCCATTTCACCCCTTCTGACATCTGATCCGAAAAATGAGCGGTCCCATTCACAAGCCTTTAGCCGCCCCCATAGTCATTCAGATGACTTTCCCCTGAAAGCGAATCAAGCAAAATGTAGAAATTATAAGAAGGCACCATCATTTTGGAGGCTTGCACAACTTAGTTTTGCTGAATGGCTGTATGCTGTGTTAGGAAGCATTGGTGCTGCTATCTTTGGTTCTTTCAATCCGCTTCTTGCTTATGTAATCGCACTGATAGTAACAGCATACTACAGAGTTGATGAAGGTCGTCACTTGAGACAGGAAGTAGACAAATGGTGCTTGATCATTGCTTGTATGGGTATAGTGACTGTCGTTGCCAATTTCTTGCAGCATTTCTACTTTGGTATAATGGGTGAGAAAATGACTGAACGAGTTCGTAGAATGATGTTTTCAG CAATGCTACGAAATGAAGCAGGATGGTTTGATGAAGAGGAAAACAGTGCTGATACCTTATCCATGCGCTTGGCCAATGATGCCACATTTGTACGAGCTGCTTTCAGCAATCGGCTGTCAATATTTATACAGGATAGtgctgctgttgttgttgcTCTTCTTATTGGGGTGCTGCTACAATGGCGATTAGCACTTGTGGCTTTGGCAACCCTACCAGTTCTCACTATTTCTGCCACCGCACAG AAATTATGGCTTGCTGGTTTTTCAAGGGGAATTCAGGAGATGCACAGGAAGGCATCTTTGGTTCTCGAGGATGCAGTTAGAAACATTTACACTGTTGTAGCATTCTGTGCTGGTAATAAGGTAATGGAGCTCTACAGGTTGCAACTAAAGAAAATATTCAAGCAGAGTTTCTTTCATGGAATGGCCATTGGCTTTGCATTTGGCTTTTCACAGTTCCTTCTTTTCGCCTGCAATGCCCTTCTCCTCTGGTACACTGCACGCTCTGTGAAAAAGAAGCATATGGATCTACCTACTGCTCTCAAGGAGTATATGGTTTTCTCTTTTGCTACATTTGCACTTGTAGAGCCTTTTGGGTTGGCTCCTTACATCCTGAAGCGCCGAAAATCTCTCATTTCAGTTTTTGAAATCATAGATCGAGTGCCGAAGATTGAGCCAGATGAAAACTCAGCGATGAAACCACCTAATGTTTATGGAAGCCTTGAGTTGAAAAATGTTGACTTCTGTTATCCAACTCGCCCAGAACTGTTGGTACTGAGCAATTTCAGTCTCAAAGTAAATGGGGGGCAAACTGTAGCTGTGGTGGGAGTTTCAGGGTCAGGAAAGAGCACTATAATTTCTTTGATTGAGAGATTTTATGATCCAGTTGCTGGTCAAGTCTTACTGGATAGTCGAGATCTGAAAGTTTATAATTTGAGATGGTTGAGGAACCACCTCGGTCTTGTTCAGCAGGAACCCATTATATTCTCGACAACCATTCGGGAAAATATTATATATGCAAGGCACAATGCTAGTGAGGCTGAGATGAAAGAGGCAGCCAGAATAGCAAATGCTCACCATTTCATCAGCAGCTTGCCGCATGGTTATGATACGCATGTGGGGATGAGGGGTGTTGACTTGACCCCGGGACAGAAACAGAGAATTGCAATAGCACGCGTCGTGCTAAAGAATGCCCCCATCTTACTATTGGATGAAGCAAGCTCGTCCATTGAATCCGAATCTAGTCGAGTGGTGCAGGAGGCTCTTGATACATTAATCATGGGGAACAAAACAACCATTTTGATAGCCCATAGAGCTGCAATGATGAGGCATGTCGATAACATTGTAGTTCTCAACGGAGGGAGAATTGTGGAAGAAGGGTCCCATGATAATCTAATATCAAAGAATGGCCTCTATGTCCGTTTGATGCAACCACACTTTGGCAAGAGTTTGCGTCAGCGTCGCCTCGTTTAG
- the LOC137719648 gene encoding ABC transporter B family member 20 isoform X2: MMINRGLFGWSPPHIQPLTPVSEVSEPPESPSPYMEQSIDASAQPMELEEEMEEQEEMEPPPAAVPFSRLFTCADRLDWVLMTVGSLAAAAHGTALVVYLHYFGKIIHVLWVKRDHKGEPPQMNEEQFQKFMDLSLSIVYIAAGVFAAGWIGERQTAVIRSKYVQVLLNQDMSFFDTYGNNGDIVSQVLSDVLLIQSALSEKVGNYIHNMATFFSGLIIGFINCWQIAAITLATGPFIVAAGGISNIFLHRLAENIQDAYAEAASIAEQAVSHIRTLYAFTNETLAKYSYATSLQATLRYGILISLVQGLGLGFTYGLAICSCALQLWVGRFLVTSREAHGGEIITALFAVILSGLGLNQAATNFYSFDQGRIAAYRLFEMISRSSSTVNHEGSALVTVQGNIEFRNVYFSYLSRPEIPILSGFYLTVPAKKAVALVGRNGSGKSSIIPLMERFYDPTLGEVLLDGENIKNLRLEWLRSQIGLVTQEPALLSLSIRDNIAYGRDATMDQIQEAAKIAHAHTFITSLEGGYDTQVGRAGLALTEEQKIKLSIARAVLLNPSILLLDEVTGGLDFEAEKAVQEALDVLMLGRSTIIIARRLSLIRNADYIAVMEEGQLVEMGTHDELLNLDGLYAELLKNEEAAKLPRRMPVSYKETATFQIEKDSSASNSFQEPSSPKMMKSPSLQRTTGIFRMGDNTFNSQESPKANSPPAEVLENGQALDSEDKEPSIKRQDSFEMRLPELPKIDVQSANHQTSNGSDPESPISPLLTSDPKNERSHSQAFSRPHSHSDDFPLKANQAKCRNYKKAPSFWRLAQLSFAEWLYAVLGSIGAAIFGSFNPLLAYVIALIVTAYYRVDEGRHLRQEVDKWCLIIACMGIVTVVANFLQHFYFGIMGEKMTERVRRMMFSAMLRNEAGWFDEEENSADTLSMRLANDATFVRAAFSNRLSIFIQDSAAVVVALLIGVLLQWRLALVALATLPVLTISATAQKLWLAGFSRGIQEMHRKASLVLEDAVRNIYTVVAFCAGNKVMELYRLQLKKIFKQSFFHGMAIGFAFGFSQFLLFACNALLLWYTARSVKKKHMDLPTALKEYMVFSFATFALVEPFGLAPYILKRRKSLISVFEIIDRVPKIEPDENSAMKPPNVYGSLELKNVDFCYPTRPELLVLSNFSLKVNGGQTVAVVGVSGSGKSTIISLIERFYDPVAGQVLLDSRDLKVYNLRWLRNHLGLVQQEPIIFSTTIRENIIYARHNASEAEMKEAARIANAHHFISSLPHGYDTHVGMRGVDLTPGQKQRIAIARVVLKNAPILLLDEASSSIESESSRVVQEALDTLIMGNKTTILIAHRAAMMRHVDNIVVLNGGRIVEEGSHDNLISKNGLYVRLMQPHFGKSLRQRRLV, translated from the exons ATGATGATAAATCGGGGGCTGTTCGGGTGGTCCCCGCCCCATATACAGCCCTTGACGCCGGTCTCAGAGGTGTCGGAGCCGCCAGAGTCGCCTTCGCCGTATATGGAGCAGAGTATCGACGCGTCGGCTCAGCCGATGGAGCTGGAGGAGGAGATGGAGGAGCAGGAGGAGATGGAGCCGCCGCCAGCTGCCGTGCCCTTCTCGAGGCTGTTCACCTGCGCTGACCGGCTCGATTGGGTTCTGATGACTGTTGGGTCGCTCGCCGCGGCGGCTCACGGGACGGCTCTGGTGGTGTACTTGCACTACTTCGGTAAGATTATTCATGTACTCTGGGTCAAGCGTGACCACAAGGGCGAGCCGCCGCAAATGAACGAGGAGCAGTTCCAGAAGTTTATGGAT CTTTCTTTGTCCATCGTTTATATTGCCGCTGGTGTTTTTGCTGCTGGTTGGATTG GAGAACGCCAGACTGCTGTCATCAGGTCAAAATATGTTCAAGTATTACTTAACCAGGATATGAGTTTTTTTGATACCTATGGGAACAACGGGGACATTGTGAGCCAAGTATTGAGTGATGTGTTGCTCATTCAGTCTGCTCTTAGTGAAAAA GTTGGAAATTATATTCATAACATGGCTACATTTTTCAGTGGTCTCATTATTGGATTCATCAACTGTTGGCAGATTGCGGCTATAACATTAGCCACTGGTCCTTTTATTGTGGCTGCTGGAGGAATATCAAATATATTTCTTCATAGGCTTGCTGAGAATATTCAAGATGCATATGCTGAAGCAGCTAGCATTGCTGAACAG GCAGTATCTCACATTAGGACGTTATATGCATTTACAAATGAAACATTGGCCAAGTATTCGTATGCTACATCACTGCAAGCAACTCTAAGATATGGCATATTGATAAGTCTTGTGCAAGGACTTGGACTTGGATTCACTTATGGCCTTGCCATTTGTTCTTGTGCCCTGCAACTGTGGGTTGGAAGGTTCCTGGTTACTAGTCGTGAAGCTCATGGTGGTGAAATTATAACAGCCCTTTTTGCTGTAATATTAAGTGGCCT TGGGCTGAATCAAGCGGCAACAAACTTCTACTCATTTGACCAAGGTCGAATTGCTGCTTATAGACTTTTTGAGATGATAAGTCGATCATCCTCTACTGTTAATCACGAGGGAAGTGCCCTAGTGACTGTACAAGGAAATATTGAGTTTCGAAATGTATATTTCAGTTATCTATCTCGTCCTGAGATCCCCATATTGAGTGGTTTTTACCTCACTGTACCTGCTAAGAAAGCTGTAGCACTCGTTGGCAGAAATGGTTCAGGAAAGAGCAGTATTATCCCCCTCATGGAGCGGTTTTATGATCCAACTTTAG GAGAAGTTCTTTTGGATGGAGAAAATATCAAAAACCTGAGACTGGAGTGGCTAAGAAGTCAGATAGGGCTAGTCACACAGGAGCCTGCTTTGCTGAGTTTAAGTATAAGAGACAATATTGCTTATGGGCGGGATGCTACAATGGACCAAATTCAAGAAGCTGCTAAAATAGCGCATGCGCATACATTTATTACCTCACTTGAGGGAGGATATGATACACAG GTGGGAAGAGCAGGCTTAGCATTGACGGAAgagcaaaaaataaaactttcaaTTGCCAGAGCAGTACTTCTGAACCCCTCAATTCTTTTGCTTGATGAGGTTACTGGTGGACTTGATTTTGAAGCTGAAAAAGCCGTTCAAGAAGCTCTAGATGTCCTTATGTTGGGGCGTTCAACTATAATTATAGCTCGGCGGCTTAGTCTTATAAGGAATGCTGATTACATAGCTGTGATGGAGGAAGGCCAACTAGTTGAAATGGGTACCCATGATGAGTTATTAAACCTGGATGGCCTCTATGCGGAGCTTCTCAAAAatgaagaagctgcaaaacttcCTAGGAG GATGCCAGTGAGCTACAAGGAAACTGCCACTTTCCAAATTGAAAAGGATTCTTCGGCAAGTAATAGCTTCCAAGAACCATCATCTCCGAAAATGATGAAATCACCCTCCCTTCAGAGAACTACTGGCATCTTCCGGATGGGTGATAACACTTTTAACTCACAGGAGTCACCAAAAGCTAATAGCCCACCAGCAGAAGTGTTGGAAAATGGTCAGGCCTTGGATTCAGAAGATAAGGAACCATCAATAAAAAGGCAGGATAGTTTTGAAATGAGACTACCAGAGTTACCCAAGATTGATGTCCAATCTGCTAATCACCAAACGTCAAATGGTTCGGACCCTGAATCCCCCATTTCACCCCTTCTGACATCTGATCCGAAAAATGAGCGGTCCCATTCACAAGCCTTTAGCCGCCCCCATAGTCATTCAGATGACTTTCCCCTGAAAGCGAATCAAGCAAAATGTAGAAATTATAAGAAGGCACCATCATTTTGGAGGCTTGCACAACTTAGTTTTGCTGAATGGCTGTATGCTGTGTTAGGAAGCATTGGTGCTGCTATCTTTGGTTCTTTCAATCCGCTTCTTGCTTATGTAATCGCACTGATAGTAACAGCATACTACAGAGTTGATGAAGGTCGTCACTTGAGACAGGAAGTAGACAAATGGTGCTTGATCATTGCTTGTATGGGTATAGTGACTGTCGTTGCCAATTTCTTGCAGCATTTCTACTTTGGTATAATGGGTGAGAAAATGACTGAACGAGTTCGTAGAATGATGTTTTCAG CAATGCTACGAAATGAAGCAGGATGGTTTGATGAAGAGGAAAACAGTGCTGATACCTTATCCATGCGCTTGGCCAATGATGCCACATTTGTACGAGCTGCTTTCAGCAATCGGCTGTCAATATTTATACAGGATAGtgctgctgttgttgttgcTCTTCTTATTGGGGTGCTGCTACAATGGCGATTAGCACTTGTGGCTTTGGCAACCCTACCAGTTCTCACTATTTCTGCCACCGCACAG AAATTATGGCTTGCTGGTTTTTCAAGGGGAATTCAGGAGATGCACAGGAAGGCATCTTTGGTTCTCGAGGATGCAGTTAGAAACATTTACACTGTTGTAGCATTCTGTGCTGGTAATAAGGTAATGGAGCTCTACAGGTTGCAACTAAAGAAAATATTCAAGCAGAGTTTCTTTCATGGAATGGCCATTGGCTTTGCATTTGGCTTTTCACAGTTCCTTCTTTTCGCCTGCAATGCCCTTCTCCTCTGGTACACTGCACGCTCTGTGAAAAAGAAGCATATGGATCTACCTACTGCTCTCAAGGAGTATATGGTTTTCTCTTTTGCTACATTTGCACTTGTAGAGCCTTTTGGGTTGGCTCCTTACATCCTGAAGCGCCGAAAATCTCTCATTTCAGTTTTTGAAATCATAGATCGAGTGCCGAAGATTGAGCCAGATGAAAACTCAGCGATGAAACCACCTAATGTTTATGGAAGCCTTGAGTTGAAAAATGTTGACTTCTGTTATCCAACTCGCCCAGAACTGTTGGTACTGAGCAATTTCAGTCTCAAAGTAAATGGGGGGCAAACTGTAGCTGTGGTGGGAGTTTCAGGGTCAGGAAAGAGCACTATAATTTCTTTGATTGAGAGATTTTATGATCCAGTTGCTGGTCAAGTCTTACTGGATAGTCGAGATCTGAAAGTTTATAATTTGAGATGGTTGAGGAACCACCTCGGTCTTGTTCAGCAGGAACCCATTATATTCTCGACAACCATTCGGGAAAATATTATATATGCAAGGCACAATGCTAGTGAGGCTGAGATGAAAGAGGCAGCCAGAATAGCAAATGCTCACCATTTCATCAGCAGCTTGCCGCATGGTTATGATACGCATGTGGGGATGAGGGGTGTTGACTTGACCCCGGGACAGAAACAGAGAATTGCAATAGCACGCGTCGTGCTAAAGAATGCCCCCATCTTACTATTGGATGAAGCAAGCTCGTCCATTGAATCCGAATCTAGTCGAGTGGTGCAGGAGGCTCTTGATACATTAATCATGGGGAACAAAACAACCATTTTGATAGCCCATAGAGCTGCAATGATGAGGCATGTCGATAACATTGTAGTTCTCAACGGAGGGAGAATTGTGGAAGAAGGGTCCCATGATAATCTAATATCAAAGAATGGCCTCTATGTCCGTTTGATGCAACCACACTTTGGCAAGAGTTTGCGTCAGCGTCGCCTCGTTTAG